The following coding sequences lie in one Chelmon rostratus isolate fCheRos1 chromosome 2, fCheRos1.pri, whole genome shotgun sequence genomic window:
- the atxn7l2a gene encoding ataxin-7-like protein 2a: MMAVRERAVKVMAALDRRLPSLDDFVGQSWTAWAEWAGVTAADGPDVDDCNKNGKKAAEAMSLSKEDMSIFGLYPGHDDFYLVVCSHCGQVVKPQAFEKHCERRHGPLTKLYARLRSPTPAPQPQQRPHHGHSPSHGTNIASASSWEGRGQGVGQLRAAPPSPSTPPQYRHSKNSKDGVRHSPLDKSSHSSHTESSVFKQPPPLEPPMSSPPPSLRDPPWPHGGTLPGRPSPGDRPPTQSQRKDSSMASAVQGHRIPRPYNKVASKRECDLDKHCGVLDPDRKKVCTRLLTCNIHSIHQRRKVVGRSKNFDQLVAELKTKVREKGAQSLEGGSSTGRSPSPEAPREQAGAPHCRRPLTSLPAFSRSTTVSESTTEEEKQWQDEGSLRAPSPLVHGRISSDESEAEGPEEPIEFSSSAAHPRPLAVCSFGSHALGHGIYTFDRRLHHLRSALSSMLEQHISAHLWKKLPQATDLQSPPSSVKNVTSSSPSSIAASSSSSLHSKVRTGSHISSSLKTTSSSYSSSSRGPGRPPTAIQSENSGGSGSSIGGGHLVSPSKPVAVRQVAPGRPKNPVGRPSKQMLKLREEAAAAAALRKRKAPSQEGEHSGPDRNCIILQDRGRPPSAASSSSSSSSSSKPPAPSPLPHGQTNGTLSPSSKPRPQPSPSESHSPAAKAVWTYRRTHTPLSHSSPPDPSSKTNNSHSQGGMGDSGLHGQGSTRGFEHQGLVKKRKGGGIEEHSPSSKPSAHRLSSSSSSSATSSSPRSNFYPWKDSKGTGLAGGVEKKLGTQKPKLHH, translated from the exons ATGATGGCGGTGCGTGAACGCGCAGTAAAAGTAATGGCTGCTCTGGATCGGCGGCTGCCTAGCCTCGATGATTTCGTGGGTCAAAGCTGGACTGCCTGGGCCGAGTGGGCCGGTGTGACAGCGGCGGATG GACCTGATGTGGACGACTGCAACAAGAATGGCAAAAAGGCTGCAGAGGCCATGTCACTCAGTAAGGAGG ACATGTCAATCTTTGGCCTCTACCCTGGCCATGATGACTTCTACCTGGTGGTGTGCAGCCATTGTGGCCAAGTTGTAAAGCCGCAGGCGTTTGAAAAGCACTGCGAGCGGAGACACGGCCCTCTGACCAAGCTGTACGCCCGACTGCGCTCTCCCACCCCTGCACCCCAGCCCCAGCAGAGGCCCCACCACGGCCACTCTCCTTCCCATGGGACCAACATTGCTTCCGCTTCATCCTGGGAGGGTCGTGGCCAGGGGGTTGGGCAGCTACGGGCAGCACCACCTTCACCTTCCACCCCACCCCAGTACAGACACTCCAAGAACTCCAAGGATGGAGTACG ACATTCCCCACTGGACAAGTCCTctcacagcagccacacagagtCATCAGTATTTAAGCAGCCACCACCTCTGGAGCCTCCAATGAGTTCTCCTCCACCATCGCTCAGAGATCCACCCTGGCCGCATGGAGGCACCCTGCCTGGCAGACCTTCACCTGGTGATAGGCCCCCCACCCAGAGTCAGAGGAAGGACTCCTCTATGGCCTCTGCAGTACAGGGCCACCGGATCCCAAGACCCTATAACAAAGTGGCCTCCA AGAGGGAGTGTGACTTGGACAAACACTGTGGCGTCCTTGACCCCGACAGGAAGAAAGTCTGCACTCGCCTCCTGACATGCAAT ATCCACTCTATCCACCAGCGAAGAAAGGTGGTGGGCCGCAGCAAGAACTTTGACCAGCTAGTGGCAGAACTCAAGACCAAGGTTCGTGAGAAAGGGGCCCAATCCCTGGAGGGGGGCTCTTCCACCGGACGCTCTCCCAGCCCAGAGGCACCCAGGGAGCAGGCTGGGGCCCCACACTGCAGGAGACCTCTGACCAGCCTCCCTGCTTTCAG TCGGTCTACTACTGTGTCAGAGAgcaccacagaggaggagaagcagtgGCAGGATGAGGGAAGTCTCCGAGCCCCCTCACCACTCGTCCATGGGCGGATCTCCAGTGATGAAAGTGAGGCAGAAGGACCCGAGGAGCCCATTGAGTTCTCATCTTCTGCTGCACATCCCAGACCACTAGCG GTATGTTCATTTGGCAGCCATGCATTGGGTCACGGCATCTACACATTTGACAGGAGACTTCATCACCTGAGGTCGGCTCTCAGCAGCATGCTGGAGCAGCACATCAGCGCCCATCTTTGGAA GAAATTACCTCAAGCCACAGACCTTCAATCTCCACCTTCCTCAGTCAAGAATGTcacttcctcttcaccctcctccATAGccgcctcttcttcctcttcattacATTCTAAGGTCCGCACAGGAAGTCATATCAGCTCCTCCCTCAAAACTAcatcctcctcctactcctcttCCAGTCGTGGTCCAGGGAGACCCCCTACAGCCATACAATCAGAGAACTCCGGgggcagtggcagcagcattGGTGGTGGCCATCTGGTGTCTCCTAGTAAGCCTGTGGCGGTGCGTCAGGTGGCTCCTGGGCGACCCAAGAACCCTGTGGGGCGTCCCAGCAAGCAGATGCTGAAGCTGCGAGAGGAGgcagctgctgccgccgccCTCCGCAAACGCAAAGCCCCGTCACAGGAAGGGGAGCACTCAGGCCCTGACAGGAACTGCATCATCCTCCAAGACCGGGGCCGCCCACCTTctgctgcctcttcctcctcctcctcatcttcctcctctaaACCCCCAGCTCCCTCACCTCTCCCACATGGACAGACCAATGGCACGCTTTCCCCCAGCAGTAAACCTCGCCCCCAGCCCTCACCCTCAGAGTCCCACTCACCGGCCGCCAAGGCAGTCTGGACCTACAGAcgaacacacactcctctgagcCATTCATCGCCCCCAGACCCTTCCTCCAAAACCAACAACTCCCACAGCCAGGGCGGCATGGGGGACTCAGGACTTCATGGGCAGGGCAGCACGAGGGGCTTTGAGCACCAGGGGCTGGTGAAGAAACGCAAGGGGGGCGGGATTGAGGAGCACTCGCCCTCCTCTAAACCCTCAGCGCACcgcctgtcctcctcctcttccagctctgccacctcctcctctccgcgCTCTAACTTCTACCCCTGGAAGGACAGTAAAGGCACGGGGCTGGCTGGGGGCGTGGAGAAAAAACTGGGCACACAGAAG CCAAAACTGCACCATTAA
- the LOC121614064 gene encoding cytochrome b561 domain-containing protein 1 produces MRSDVEYSPVGEGLGMRDFWLYVWLRRAAVIAAHVTGLGLTLIISLLSRPGTSLFSWHPVCMSVAYCLCMTEGILLFSAEGSPFCFKSRKGKVRLHWLCQALVLIAAATGLGFMVASKNVSERPHLVTWHSWLGICTLAATVLQAACGICVIFPKLLRLSSSLPRLKLYHATCGLVVYLLATITVVSAMFSDWFQATVKGVAWWAFLLLPIFPALVVMNQITNAYLPRKKLTS; encoded by the exons ATGCGGTCTGATGTGGAGTACAGCCCGGTGGGAGAGGGGCTGGGGATGCGGGACTTCTGGTTGTATGTGTGGCTGCGGAGGGCGGCGGTGATAGCGGCTCATGTCACCGGCCTGGGCCTGACCCTCATCATCTCCCTGCTGTCCAGACCCGGAACCA GTCTGTTTTCTTGGCATCCAGTTTGCATGTCTGTTGCA TACTGCCTGTGTATGACTGAAGgcatcctcctcttctcagcTGAGGGATCCCCCTTTTGTTTCAAATCTCGGAAGGGTAAAGTCCGCCTCCACTGGCTCTGCCAAGCTCTGGTCCTGATCGCTGCGGCCACTGGGCTAGGCTTCATGGTGGCCAGTAAGAATGTGTCAGAGCGCCCCCACCTGGTCACCTGGCACAGTTGGCTGGGCATCTGCACCTTGGCCGCCACTGTTCTCCAAGCAGCTTGCGGTATCTGTGTGATCTTCCCTAAGCTGCtgcgtctctcctcctctctgccgaGGCTGAAGCTGTACCACGCCACCTGCGGCCTGGTGGTCTACCTGCTGGCCACCATCACCGTCGTGTCGGCCATGTTCTCAGACTGGTTCCAGGCCACGGTGAAAGGGGTGGCCTGGTGGGCCTTCCTCCTGCTGCCCATCTTCCCTGCCCTGGTGGTGATGAACCAGATCACTAATGCCTACCTGCCCCGCAAGAAGCTCACCAGCTAG
- the zbtb40 gene encoding zinc finger and BTB domain-containing protein 40, with product MMELPNYSRQLMQQLWALRKEGHFCDCTILVGDNPHRAHKLVLAASSMLFRSLLDGSDTISIDTAMVSSQEFGCLLDMVYTGKLPLGKHNVSRIVAAADSLQMFDVAVGFKNVLTSLVKQQPTIPVLSTSTPSLTVIKKDQSLNPEGSASPNEDDSSLDKTEPVAELKEEDCQGDSKDAEEPACKRPCVDFTEPSEPEDRKPPESAVAERNTTAAKMSSRPETGFLGCSSQLVELLTSMSSVLELLRQAAESSLDERERQVVCQCCEEADPSSALEKLMSRVKEGRLSDGALVRLLRTVQQKAPSSFPTPLLSLLEEEEGNTQGPEGNQSADDSEKQNGTKAEEKQKEEGEEEDSKEESEEDNKVIDATTDSPSPAPSSSSPPPSKPYSCRWCKKGFAYKCRMLAHMKRCPMSQECEQQCPQCPAKLPNQRALQHHRAEVHRSAARVKKKVACDLCGRTFAHPSGMIYHKRTEHFEEKPFACEDCGAKFGANSSLKNHMRLHTGEKPYRCKHCDMSFSVAAALAYHTKKKHSEGKMYVCQYCKAVFAQSIELTRHVRTHTGDRPYVCRECGKGYSQASGLTVHLHTFHNLSEPHDCQKCCLSFSSLEEHRQHIQEFHPKEFHKCPICSKVFTSAALLDKHKGTHTGNKPFSCDLCNKSYQQLSGLWYHNRTNHPDVFANHTRQLKTLVQCDVCFKFFPSAASVAKHQAAEHQGSGASAVHCPYCPAVLGGEEEMQEHISSQHVSQSGEPFSCPLCSLVCTSQLELQEHLLSFHVGAQEEQEAAEEQASSSHTVISADPSGSEGAESIISEEQAQLAAAQQVFVALAGGKESESSAEVVEVNMYDLLNSSVTFICEDKQLGPDS from the exons GCACATAAACTGGTGCTGGCTGCCTCCAGCATGCTCTTCAG GTCTCTTCTGGATGGCTCCGACACCATCTCCATCGACACAGCCATGGTTTCCTCGCAGGAGTTCGGCTGTCTGCTGGACATGGTCTACACAGGCAAGCTGCCTCTAGGCAAACACAATGTCAGCCGCATCGTTGCGGCTGCGGACAGCCTACAGATGTTCGACGTGGCCGTCGGCTTCAAAAACGTCCTCACCAGTCTTGTAAAGCAGCAACCCACAATACCAGTCCTTTCTACATCGACCCCAAGCCTGACCGTGATCAAAAAAGACCAGAGCCTGAACCCCGAAGGCTCAGCTTCACCCAATGAGGACGACTCGTCTTTAGACAAGACAGAGCCAGTGGCTGAACTGAAGGAGGAAGACTGTCAGGGTGACAGTAAAGATGCAGAGGAACCAGCATGTAAAAGACCATGTGTGGATTTTACTGAGCCCTCAG agCCTGAAGATCGCAAACCCCCCGAGAGTGCAGTGGCGGAGAGAAACACAACGGCAGCCAAGATGTCCAGTAGGCCTGAAACTGGTTTTCTGGGATGCTCCTCTCAGCTTGTGGAGCTCCTCACCAGCATGTCCTCTGtcctggagctgctgaggcaggcagcagagagcagcctgGATGAACGTGAGAGACAG gttgtttgtcagtgctgtgagGAGGCTGATCCCAGCTCAGCGTTGGAGAAGCTGATGAGCAGAGTGAAGGAGGGCCGGCTCAGTGACGGAGCGCTCGTCAGGCTGCTCCGCACTGTTCAACAGAAAGCTCCATCCTCCTTCCCCACGccactgctctctctgctggaggaggaggaggggaacacGCAGGGGCCAGAGGGAAACCAAAGTGCAG acGACTCAGAAAAACAGAACGGCACTAAAgctgaagaaaagcagaaggaagagggagaggaagaagacagtaAGGAGGAGAGCGAAGAGGATAACAAAGTCATAGATGCTACAACAGACTCTCCCTcccctgccccctcctcctcttctccgcCCCCCTCTAAGCCCTACTCCTGTCGCTGGTGTAAGAAGGGCTTTGCCTACAAGTGTCGAATGCTGGCCCATATGAAGCGCTGCCCCATGTCCCAGGAGTGTGAGCAGCAGTGCCCACAGTGCCCCGCGAAGCTGCCCAATCAGCGGGCCCTGCAGCACCACCGGGCCGAGGTGCATCGCAGCGCCGCACGAGTGAAGAAGAAGGTGGCCTGTGACCTCTGTGGGCGAACCTTCGCCCACCCATCAG GCATGATTTACCACAAACGCACCGAGCACTTTGAAGAGAAACCATTTGCTTGTGAGGACTGCGGCGCGAAGTTCGGCGCCAACTCGTCTCTGAAGAATCACATGAGGCTGCACACAGGGGAGAAACCTTACCGCTGCAAACACTGTGACATGAGCTTCAGCGTGGCTGCTGCACTCGCATACCACACCAAGAAGAAACACTCTgagg GGAAGATGTACGTGTGTCAGTACTGTAAGGCCGTCTTTGCCCAGTCCATTGAACTGACGCGCCATGTGCGAACACACACTGGTGACCGGCCGTATGTGTGTCGAGAATGTGGCAAAGGCTACAGCCAGGCCAGCGGACTCACCGTCCACCTGCACACCTTCCAca ATTTGTCGGAGCCTCATGACTGTCAGAAGTGTTGCCTCAGCTTCTCCTCGTTGGAGGAGCATCGGCAGCACATCCAGGAGTTCCACCCAAAAGAGTTCCATAAGTGTCCCATCTGCAGCAAGGTGTTCACCAGCGCCGCcctgctggacaaacacaaggGCACACATACTGGAAACAAGCCCTTCAGCTGTGACCTCTGTAACAAGTCTTATCAG CAACTATCTGGCCTATGGTACCATAACAGGACCAACCACCCTGATGTGTTTGCTAACCACACCCGGCAGCTCAAGACCCTGGTCCAGTGTGATGTCTGCTTCAAGTTCTTTCCTAGCGCCGCCAGTGTGGCCAAACACCAGGCTGCTGAGCACCAAG GCTCAGGAGCATCGGCGGTGCATTGTCCGTACTGTCCGGCTGTgctgggaggggaggaggagatgcaggAGCACATCAGCAGCCAGCACGTCAGCCAGAGCGGCGAGCCGTTCAGCTGCCCGCTCTGCTCCCTGGTCTGCACCTcccagctggagctgcaggagcacCTGCTGTCCTTCCACGTGGGggcacaggaggagcaggaggccgCCGAGGAGCaggcctcctcctcccacacG GTGATATCAGCAGATCCATCGGGCAGTGAAGGGGCAGAGTCAATCATCTCTGAGGAGCAGGCACAGCTGGCAGCTGCCCAGCAGGTGTTTGTGGCTCTGGCAGGCGGGAAAGAGAGCGAATCATCagcagaggtggtggaggtCAACATGTATGACCTACTGAACAGTTCAGTCACCTTCATCTGTGAGGACAAACAGTTAGGTCCAGACTCGTAG